In Leptospira montravelensis, the genomic window TCCTGCAAGTGTCACAAAGGTATGAAAAATCCCTTCTTCGATGATCATAATCGAAAAACGTTCCACAAAAATCGTAGTGATGACAATTGGAAATAAAGTCACACTCATTTGATTGAAAAAAGAAATTTCCTCATTTAGAACAGAAAACAAAATTAAGGTGATAACAGTGATTGTGAGTAAAATAGAGAGTCTTGGGACAGCTAATAAATAATATTTATCCAAAGCATACCTTTCAAAAAAACCAAGTCCGATCATCAATAGGAAAAAACATATTCCAAAAAGAAGATTGGTCTCATAAAAAAACACCGCAAGTAAAATCGGGGTAAATATTCCAAAAGTAGGGATACCGATCATATTCCGTGCTACAGATAAGACCAAGGCACCTATTGGAATCAATATGACCAAACGAAACAAATTCTGTAACGGAGTTGGCAAACTATACAAGGAATAATATCTGAGGAAACTATTACTTGAGGCCACTTCCTCACTATATTCCTTAAAATTATAACGATTTACGTTTGATTTTGTAATATATGCCGTATAACGAAACGTTGCCGGATCTTCCCCGAGAGATCTTTTTTCTTCTACCGATTTCCATAACGGAAGATACCCATTTACGCTTCCGGCAAATATATTTTTATAAGTCGAAACAAAATACCATTTACCATGAATACGAATTTCATTCCAAAAACCAAGTTTTACTTTGTTGTCTTTGGTATTTAGTTTCGATAAATCAAATCCGGCAACAGTTCTGGCTTGTATTCCCTTCATCCGACAAAGCAAAGAAAATAACATAGCTTGTGTATAAGCACTTCCATTATTTAAACGTATCGTATCAGAAAGTGTGATATCTTTGGATGTATTTAAAACCTCTTCTGATATAAAATAATAAATCTGTTTGGCTGCAGCTACGTTATCCTTATCATAAGGATGGATCTGTTCAAACAGTTTTTTCCCTAACCGAATTTCTTCTGGTGAAAAGTTTTTTAGAGAAAGATAATAAGGTTCTTTACCCAATTGTTTTTCATTTGTCTGCTGAATTTCTGGTTCTGGGTTTGCATGTGTATAAGGTAAAATTTTAATCTTTGCATAATACCCGACTGATGAATTCCAATCTTCACCTTCCCAAATTCCTAAGTGGCCATATTGTTTTTTTTGCAGACGAAAATCTAAATCTTCCACCTTGGTATTGGATTTCAGAACTCTGGATTGGATAAATTGTTTGGGTATAGGAAAAGTCACTTCAGAAACAGCGACATTTTCTTTAGGAAGAATCACTACTTGTAAATTAACAGTGTCGTCTACTTCCACTGGAAGTAAGGAAAGTTCCGCAACATTTAGTTTATAGAGTATCGATACAATCGGCAATATGACAAGGATCGAAACTGTAATTAAAGTTTTACGATCCAAACTAATCCCCTAACGCATGTGATAAAGATACATCTACAAGAAACTTACCCATAAGATAATTTCTTCCAATTAGGATAGGATAAGTAAGATTTGTCCTGTCATTTAAGTTGATAATCACTTCTTCTTTATATTTACCCATTTTCATCATTTCGCTAATGATAATCCGATTTTCGGAAACACCAGAAGTACTTGTTACTTTTGCTTCTTTTACAAATTTACTTTTTAATCGTACAGGCTTTTCATCAACAAAGGTATCAAACAAAACAAATACCTCTCCATTTTCTGTGACTTTTTCTATATTGACTGCATGAATCGAACATGACTTCGCACCCGTATCGACTCTTGCTCGAAGTTTTAGTTTCCAATTGGGAAATTCCACCCATTCCACCCTACCAACGATAGGTTTTAAATATTGAGGAGGAATGACAATCGGTTTGATATGTGAGTCAGGTTTTTTCTCAATAACCTGTTTGGATCCAAAACAGTTTATGAATAGCGATATCTGAACCAAAACAAAAAAGTATAAAAAATATCTATAGAAATGTATCATGATAACTTGCTTTTGTTTAATTAATAGACCAAAGAATTTCATGCTGATTTACGCTGCTTATTTTTCACTTCGTTTTGGTAAGCATTGAATAAATCAATGTATCTCAAATAACCCAAACATTTACCATCTTCAACAATTGCAAGTTTGTCGACATCATATTCTAATAGAATTTGAAGTGCCTTACCCATTGTGTCATTTGTGCAAACAGATGGAACATCTTGCACAATTTCTCCGCAAGTGATCAAGTTTTTTAAATCAGCTTCAAATTCTGGAAGGATTCTATTTTTTCTAAGTGAAACAATACCTTTATATTCTTCCCCTGCCCCGACAAGAATGAAATCACTGGCTTGAATTCCTGGAGCATTGGATTGTAGTTCGGTTAAAGAAAGGTTTTCTGAAACCATCGCATACATTCTAAATTCCGAAAAATGATCTCGAATCCGAATTCGGTCCATAATGTCTTGGTTCATATCCCAATGGTGAGAAGGAGATAAAAATCTATTTTTGATTTGGTTTCGATAGATAGAGGTTTTATGGGACAAAACAACTGCAATGACTGAGACAATCATAAGTGGAGGTAAAAGTTCATAACTTCCAATCATATCGCAAACCATAATCATACCTGCTATGGGTGCCCTTGCCACACCTGCGAAAAAAGAACCCATTCCCACTAACAAAAATGGAAAAATGATGATACCAAGTTCTGGGAATAACACTTGTGCCATTGATCCTACAAAGGCACCTAACATACCTCCAATGGCAAAAGATGGTCCAAGTAAACCACCCGAACCTCCAGAACCAACAGTGAGTGAAGTAGAAAACACTTTAAATAGTGCCACTGCCAGAAGGAAAAAGGGCCCAGAAAAAGCAAAACTCGTAGATTCTAAAACTTCACCGTTGATCATTCTTTGAATGAGCCCAAAACCAGAACCCAATACTTCAGGGAAAAGTAAGGCAATACAACCTACTAGAAGTCCGCCAAACGCTGGTTTCAAATAATTTGGCAATGGAAGTTTGGAAAAAACATCCTGAATCTTATGATATACTTTTACAAAAAAGTATCCCACCACATAACAAAGAAGACCAAGTAAAATGTATAATGGAATGTGCCGATAATCATTCAGACTGTATTCTTTTACAGAAAAAAGTGACCCACTTCCCGCAATACTTGTATAAGTTAAATAAGCAGTCACAGAAGAAAGAATACAAGGAACAAGAGAATCACTTTCTATATCTTCTTGGTAAACCATTTCTACAGCAGTAATAGCTCCACCGAGTGGTGCGCGAAAAATGGCACCGAGACCTCCTGCTGTTCCCGCAAGCATCAAGGTCCTTCTTGCTCTCGCACCAGCACCTAAAAATCCAGCCAAACTAGATCCAAACCCAGCTCCTATTTGCGCTGTTGGACCTTCCTTTCCTCCCGATCCGCCGGAACCTAACGTAAGTATTGTGGCAATAACTTTAAAAAACGGAACTTTGGTTTGGATCTTCCCTTCGTTAAAATGAAATGCATAAATTAAAGAATCGGTTCCACCACCTTGGGCTTCTGCACAAAAAAAACTAGTAACGATACCAACGAGAAGTCCACCAAACGCAGGTAAAAACAAAATCCAAAGTGGAGAGATAGGATTGACTGAACCAATGGAATGAAAGTGTAAATCTCCCGTGGGAATACCTGGATCATAACCCATTAAGTTACCAAAGGTAAAGGATTCAGTCCAAGTGAGAGCCCAGTTAAATCCATAAGCACCAAAACCAGAAAGTAGGCCTATGAAAAGAGAATAGACATAAATAGAACGTGGTCCCTGGATCGAAAACACACCTTTTAGACCGAATTTTGACCCCATACGCCAAGGTTGTATTTTCCTCTAAATTTCCCAAGGAAATTCTGAATCCTCTTGACCAGGGAATGAATTCCTGTGACGATTGGATGGTATGTTCCGATTCATCGTTATTCTTTTCGCATTTTCCTCCATTTTTCTCGCTTGTGGCCTAAAAAATGAAAACAAGGCGGAAATCACGATTTTACCAGAAGGGGAACCTTCCCTCTTCTTTTTAGGTGAGGTCGATAATGATGTCACAACCAGTTGCGGTCAAGCGACTCCGGCAACTGCGACAACTACCGGAACAGGTACAACAAC contains:
- a CDS encoding 7TM domain-containing protein; translation: MDRKTLITVSILVILPIVSILYKLNVAELSLLPVEVDDTVNLQVVILPKENVAVSEVTFPIPKQFIQSRVLKSNTKVEDLDFRLQKKQYGHLGIWEGEDWNSSVGYYAKIKILPYTHANPEPEIQQTNEKQLGKEPYYLSLKNFSPEEIRLGKKLFEQIHPYDKDNVAAAKQIYYFISEEVLNTSKDITLSDTIRLNNGSAYTQAMLFSLLCRMKGIQARTVAGFDLSKLNTKDNKVKLGFWNEIRIHGKWYFVSTYKNIFAGSVNGYLPLWKSVEEKRSLGEDPATFRYTAYITKSNVNRYNFKEYSEEVASSNSFLRYYSLYSLPTPLQNLFRLVILIPIGALVLSVARNMIGIPTFGIFTPILLAVFFYETNLLFGICFFLLMIGLGFFERYALDKYYLLAVPRLSILLTITVITLILFSVLNEEISFFNQMSVTLFPIVITTIFVERFSIMIIEEGIFHTFVTLAGTLLIALISYMIFFFGSLQILFFTHPELLFIVIAVQILLGQYKGYRISELFRFKEIFKS
- a CDS encoding ATP-dependent zinc protease, which translates into the protein MIHFYRYFLYFFVLVQISLFINCFGSKQVIEKKPDSHIKPIVIPPQYLKPIVGRVEWVEFPNWKLKLRARVDTGAKSCSIHAVNIEKVTENGEVFVLFDTFVDEKPVRLKSKFVKEAKVTSTSGVSENRIIISEMMKMGKYKEEVIINLNDRTNLTYPILIGRNYLMGKFLVDVSLSHALGD
- a CDS encoding chloride channel protein, producing MGSKFGLKGVFSIQGPRSIYVYSLFIGLLSGFGAYGFNWALTWTESFTFGNLMGYDPGIPTGDLHFHSIGSVNPISPLWILFLPAFGGLLVGIVTSFFCAEAQGGGTDSLIYAFHFNEGKIQTKVPFFKVIATILTLGSGGSGGKEGPTAQIGAGFGSSLAGFLGAGARARRTLMLAGTAGGLGAIFRAPLGGAITAVEMVYQEDIESDSLVPCILSSVTAYLTYTSIAGSGSLFSVKEYSLNDYRHIPLYILLGLLCYVVGYFFVKVYHKIQDVFSKLPLPNYLKPAFGGLLVGCIALLFPEVLGSGFGLIQRMINGEVLESTSFAFSGPFFLLAVALFKVFSTSLTVGSGGSGGLLGPSFAIGGMLGAFVGSMAQVLFPELGIIIFPFLLVGMGSFFAGVARAPIAGMIMVCDMIGSYELLPPLMIVSVIAVVLSHKTSIYRNQIKNRFLSPSHHWDMNQDIMDRIRIRDHFSEFRMYAMVSENLSLTELQSNAPGIQASDFILVGAGEEYKGIVSLRKNRILPEFEADLKNLITCGEIVQDVPSVCTNDTMGKALQILLEYDVDKLAIVEDGKCLGYLRYIDLFNAYQNEVKNKQRKSA